The sequence TTGCTAATGAAATTAATCTATAAAGCACCCGATTCATTTGCTAAGAAGCAAACCACGTACTGTCCGGGATGTCCGCATGGGGTTGCCCATAGAATAGTTGCAGAGTTACTTGAAGAACTTGATTTAGTGAAGAAAGCGGTAATTGTTTGGCCAGTTGGATGTTCTGTTTTTGGATACGATTTTATTGATACAGATGCAACTGTTGCAGCACATGGTAGAGCCTGTGCTATGGCAACTGGAATTAAAAGAGCACACCCTGAGAGTTTTGTTCTTACCTACCAAGGAGACGGAGACCTTGCTTCCATAGGAATGACAGAAACCGTTCATGCTGCAGCAAGAGGCGAACTTATCACGACCATATTTATAAACAACGGCAATTTTGGAATGACTGGTGGGCAGATGGCACCTACAACACTTGTAGGACAGGTTACAACAACATCACCTTATGGAAGAAAACCGGAGGTTAATGGTTTCCCTATTCATGTCTCAGAAATGCTTGCCACTCTTGATGGCCCTGCGTATATTGCAAGAGCTTCTCTTGATTCTCCACAACATATTAACCAGGCAAAAAACTTTATAAGAAAGGCATTTAAGGCGCAAATATTAGGACTTGGGTATTCTCTTGTTGAACTTGTTTCAACTTGCCCAACAAACTGGAAAATGACTCCTGTTGAAGCATTGGAGAGGGTAAGAAGAGAAGTCTTGCCCGTATTTCCAATTGGTGAATTTAGAGTGGTAAAGGGGGTAGAATAACATGCAAAAAGGTGTTGTTATATCTGGCTTTGGTGGTCAAGGCGTAATGCTTGCAGGAGAAATCCTTGCAGAGGCAGGTAAAGAAGATGGGAAATTTGTAACTTTTCTTCCTTCCTATGGACCTGAGATGCGTGGTGGAACTGCAAATTGTCATGTTATTGTATCCGATGAAGAGATTGCATCTCCTATCATTGATAGGCCAGAAGCAGCAATTGTTCTCAATCTTCCTTCCTTAGATAAATATGAACCTCTTATGAAAGAAGATGGAATAATGATTTTGAATAAGACACTCATCCCAAAAGAAGTTACAAGAACGGATATAAGAGTGCTTCAAATCGATGCACATGATATTGCAAGAAAACTTGGCTCAGAAAAGGTTGTTAATATGATTCTTTTAGGTGCGTATGTTGAGGTAGAAAAACCAGTCTCATTAGAATCGATTAAAAAGGCATTAGAAAAATATCTTACCGGAAGAAAAAAAGAACTCCTTGAGATTAACATTAAGGCAGTTGAAGAAGGTAGTAAGATAGCAAAAGAGTTTTTGGGGGTATAGTATGAAAACGATTAAACCTGAGGAAATAAACCCTCAACCAGTTGAATTTAATGGTGCCTATATCCCTGGCGTGACGATTCGGTGGCTTATCAAGAAGGAGGATGGTGCAGAGCGTTTTGCAATGAGGTATTTTGAACTTGAAAAAGGTGCTGTAATTCCTGAACATCAACACGAATGGGAGCATGAAATTTT is a genomic window of Caldisericaceae bacterium containing:
- a CDS encoding cupin domain-containing protein — encoded protein: MKTIKPEEINPQPVEFNGAYIPGVTIRWLIKKEDGAERFAMRYFELEKGAVIPEHQHEWEHEIFILQGKVLITEGSEERVVEKGSAVFIRPNLPHSYKNIGDEKVLMLCLIPYLKG
- a CDS encoding 2-oxoglutarate oxidoreductase; translated protein: MKLIYKAPDSFAKKQTTYCPGCPHGVAHRIVAELLEELDLVKKAVIVWPVGCSVFGYDFIDTDATVAAHGRACAMATGIKRAHPESFVLTYQGDGDLASIGMTETVHAAARGELITTIFINNGNFGMTGGQMAPTTLVGQVTTTSPYGRKPEVNGFPIHVSEMLATLDGPAYIARASLDSPQHINQAKNFIRKAFKAQILGLGYSLVELVSTCPTNWKMTPVEALERVRREVLPVFPIGEFRVVKGVE
- a CDS encoding 2-oxoacid:acceptor oxidoreductase family protein is translated as MQKGVVISGFGGQGVMLAGEILAEAGKEDGKFVTFLPSYGPEMRGGTANCHVIVSDEEIASPIIDRPEAAIVLNLPSLDKYEPLMKEDGIMILNKTLIPKEVTRTDIRVLQIDAHDIARKLGSEKVVNMILLGAYVEVEKPVSLESIKKALEKYLTGRKKELLEINIKAVEEGSKIAKEFLGV